A genome region from Mesorhizobium sp. B2-1-8 includes the following:
- a CDS encoding ABC transporter ATP-binding protein, with amino-acid sequence MKDEPLLDVRDLKIAFDTPSGYVDAVRGVSFSIRKGEIISLVGESGSGKSITMRAVMGLLPRSARISGSVKLLGSELIGCATKKLEQLRGSRMSMIFQDPLTALNPVLTVGDQVMEAIRIHNPTISAKQAHDQALGLLSEVAIPFPEKRMQQYPHEFSGGMRQRVVIAIAIANKPDLIIADEPTTALDVTVQAQILELLKQLCRQQGTGLVLITHDLGVVAGMAEGVSVMYAGSIVERAAVEDLFDHPGHPYTRGLLGSLPEMKGEIGRLIDIGGAPPTAQSMPSGCAFNPRCHFAIDRCRSESPLLMKGGASDVACHLATMLPQYHSRRKTA; translated from the coding sequence ATGAAGGATGAACCCCTTCTCGATGTCCGGGATCTCAAGATAGCTTTCGACACGCCGTCCGGATACGTCGACGCCGTGCGCGGTGTGTCGTTCTCCATTCGCAAGGGAGAGATCATCAGCCTGGTCGGCGAGTCCGGGTCCGGCAAAAGCATCACCATGCGTGCAGTCATGGGGCTGCTGCCGCGTTCTGCGCGGATCAGCGGCTCGGTAAAGTTGCTCGGCAGCGAATTGATAGGCTGCGCGACAAAGAAACTCGAGCAACTGCGCGGCTCCAGGATGTCGATGATCTTCCAAGATCCGTTGACCGCCTTGAACCCGGTGCTGACGGTCGGAGACCAGGTCATGGAGGCGATACGCATCCACAATCCGACGATCTCGGCGAAACAGGCGCATGATCAGGCGCTCGGATTGCTTTCCGAAGTCGCGATTCCGTTTCCCGAAAAGCGCATGCAGCAATATCCGCACGAATTTTCCGGCGGCATGCGTCAACGCGTGGTGATTGCCATCGCGATCGCGAACAAGCCGGACTTGATCATCGCCGATGAACCGACCACGGCGCTCGACGTAACGGTCCAGGCTCAGATCCTGGAACTCCTGAAGCAGCTCTGCCGCCAGCAGGGCACCGGGCTGGTTCTGATCACGCACGATCTTGGCGTTGTCGCCGGCATGGCCGAAGGGGTCTCCGTCATGTATGCGGGATCCATCGTCGAGCGTGCCGCGGTCGAAGATCTGTTCGACCATCCCGGCCATCCCTATACCCGTGGACTGTTGGGCTCGCTTCCCGAAATGAAAGGCGAAATCGGCCGTCTCATCGACATTGGCGGTGCTCCGCCAACGGCACAGTCCATGCCGTCGGGTTGCGCTTTCAACCCACGTTGCCATTTCGCCATCGATCGATGCCGGAGCGAATCTCCATTATTGATGAAGGGCGGTGCCTCGGATGTGGCATGCCATTTGGCAACGATGCTGCCGCAGTACCACAGCCGAAGGAAAACGGCATGA
- a CDS encoding ABC transporter ATP-binding protein — MPVLLSVKNLVKEFGIGGAFSGSKNASVIRAVAGVSFDLATGETLGLVGESGCGKSTLARCILRLSPPTSGEVLLDGVNLAKLSEEEMRRQRRHLQVVFQDPFASLHPRMRIGEIISEPLGLLEMTKKQRLDRLHELVDLVKLNTEHLQRFPHELSGGQRQRVGIARALAVNPKVVILDEPVSALDVSIQAGILNLLADLQERLGLSYLFVAHNLSTVRHISNRVAVMYLGKIVELAPREQIFDSPRHPYTVALLSAVPTADPRSERQRKRIVLKGDLPSPAAPPSGCRFRTRCWKAQDLCATEEPMLRTIGKSTFACHFPEPDMSQGLF, encoded by the coding sequence ATGCCCGTTCTGCTTTCGGTCAAAAACCTGGTCAAGGAATTCGGCATCGGCGGAGCCTTCTCGGGATCGAAGAACGCGTCGGTCATCCGCGCCGTTGCCGGAGTAAGTTTCGATCTGGCGACAGGGGAGACGCTGGGTCTTGTCGGCGAATCCGGTTGCGGCAAGTCGACCCTCGCACGCTGCATCCTGAGGCTGTCTCCTCCGACCTCGGGAGAGGTCCTCCTCGATGGCGTCAATCTGGCAAAACTCAGCGAGGAGGAGATGCGGCGGCAGCGCCGCCATCTTCAGGTCGTGTTCCAGGATCCGTTTGCATCACTGCACCCGCGCATGCGTATCGGCGAGATCATTTCAGAGCCTTTGGGACTCCTCGAGATGACGAAGAAACAAAGACTGGATCGCCTTCATGAACTTGTCGATCTGGTCAAACTGAACACCGAGCACCTTCAGCGCTTCCCGCACGAACTTTCGGGCGGGCAAAGGCAACGCGTAGGCATAGCACGCGCGCTTGCGGTCAATCCCAAGGTGGTGATCCTGGACGAGCCTGTCTCCGCGCTCGACGTCAGCATTCAGGCCGGCATTTTGAACCTGCTGGCGGATTTGCAGGAGCGGCTCGGCCTCTCCTACCTGTTCGTCGCGCACAATCTTTCCACGGTCCGTCACATCTCGAACCGGGTCGCGGTCATGTACCTTGGAAAGATCGTCGAGCTCGCGCCCAGGGAACAGATATTCGACAGCCCCAGACATCCCTACACCGTCGCCTTGCTTTCCGCTGTGCCGACCGCCGATCCAAGGAGCGAGCGTCAGCGAAAGCGGATCGTCCTGAAGGGGGACTTGCCGAGCCCTGCCGCGCCGCCAAGCGGCTGCAGGTTCCGGACCCGGTGCTGGAAGGCACAGGATCTATGCGCTACCGAAGAGCCTATGCTGCGCACGATCGGGAAGTCCACGTTCGCTTGCCATTTTCCAGAGCCCGACATGAGCCAAGGTTTGTTCTGA
- a CDS encoding GntR family transcriptional regulator, protein MRIDLMTGQYEPGSRLNIRRLAANYDMSPTPVREAIVQLVREGALELRLGHQPRVPVLTIPQYINIRETRAPLERLAAELGAVHISEDDIETLKALHDRFVQSEDQARWKEALAANQEFHFTIYRASGNDVLVRCIENLWLLAGPFVNNQYPLVRSAAHSVHPHLLIIDALARRAPGETGELVVRDLREGSYVILEKIKNEANAGHVKKPRRKKAEA, encoded by the coding sequence TTGCGCATCGATTTGATGACCGGACAATACGAGCCTGGCAGCCGGCTCAATATTCGCCGGCTTGCTGCCAACTACGATATGTCTCCAACTCCGGTGCGTGAGGCGATCGTCCAACTCGTTCGTGAGGGCGCGCTGGAATTGCGGCTTGGCCATCAGCCGCGTGTGCCTGTCCTGACCATTCCCCAATACATCAACATCCGCGAGACCAGGGCGCCGCTTGAACGTCTCGCCGCGGAACTGGGTGCCGTCCACATAAGCGAGGATGACATAGAGACCCTCAAGGCGCTGCACGACAGGTTCGTTCAATCCGAAGACCAGGCGCGCTGGAAGGAGGCTTTGGCGGCCAACCAGGAGTTTCACTTCACCATCTACCGGGCGTCAGGAAATGATGTGCTGGTGCGTTGCATCGAGAATCTGTGGCTGCTGGCCGGCCCGTTCGTGAACAATCAATATCCGCTCGTACGCAGCGCGGCCCATAGCGTGCATCCGCATCTTTTGATTATCGACGCTCTCGCACGCCGGGCACCCGGTGAAACCGGCGAACTGGTCGTGCGGGATTTGCGCGAAGGATCCTATGTGATCCTCGAGAAGATCAAGAACGAGGCCAACGCAGGGCATGTAAAAAAGCCCCGGCGCAAGAAAGCCGAGGCTTGA
- a CDS encoding SDR family NAD(P)-dependent oxidoreductase has protein sequence MKLSKSKVFLITGAASGIGAALARLAAEAGNTVVLADINLPGATTVAKAIGPAASAVKLDICSSEQWDQVLDHVWEKFGHLDVLVNNAAIVHTGYARDLTMEKHEDTMRTNFFGPVRGMMAALPKFKAQGHGHLATVCSMTAFLPFPGIASYAAAKHALRAYHLALALEERGSPVKFTIVHPTSTETPMLDKEAEDDAMALSFAGTPVTAEFVAGIVLEAIRKNTIEAFAPLERGKVVKKLGASPSSLWKMMDRNAVIGAEKLKARRAAKATPSK, from the coding sequence ATGAAACTGTCCAAATCAAAGGTCTTTCTCATCACCGGCGCGGCAAGCGGCATCGGCGCGGCTCTCGCCAGGCTGGCCGCCGAGGCCGGCAACACCGTGGTGCTGGCCGACATCAACCTGCCCGGCGCCACGACGGTTGCCAAGGCGATCGGCCCCGCCGCCTCAGCGGTCAAACTGGACATCTGCTCGTCAGAGCAGTGGGACCAAGTCCTTGACCATGTCTGGGAAAAATTCGGACACCTCGACGTTCTGGTGAACAACGCGGCGATCGTCCACACGGGCTACGCCCGCGACCTGACGATGGAGAAGCACGAGGACACGATGCGGACGAACTTCTTCGGCCCCGTCAGGGGCATGATGGCCGCCTTGCCGAAGTTCAAGGCGCAGGGACACGGCCACCTTGCCACCGTCTGCAGCATGACGGCATTCCTGCCCTTTCCTGGCATCGCCAGCTATGCGGCGGCAAAACACGCGCTTCGTGCCTATCATCTTGCCCTCGCGCTCGAAGAGCGCGGCAGCCCGGTGAAATTCACGATCGTCCATCCGACCTCGACCGAAACACCGATGCTCGACAAGGAAGCCGAAGACGACGCAATGGCGCTGTCCTTTGCCGGAACGCCGGTGACCGCGGAGTTTGTCGCCGGCATTGTTCTGGAAGCCATTCGGAAGAATACGATCGAGGCCTTCGCGCCGCTCGAGCGCGGCAAGGTCGTCAAGAAGCTCGGCGCCAGTCCGAGCAGCCTTTGGAAGATGATGGACCGGAATGCGGTAATAGGTGCGGAGAAGCTCAAGGCGCGCCGCGCGGCGAAAGCGACACCCTCAAAATAG
- a CDS encoding amino acid deaminase — MSGPIPIEDVEAKRWNLLREDLPLPVAVLRDKAVRDNSAWMRSFLGDAGAVLSPHGKTTMCPALFDLQLADGAWAITVSTLHQIQVARSFGVKRIFLANQLIGRQAIDYVIGELRADSSFEFLFLADSQENVRAIADTARKAGSNRPLQVLVELGYPGGRTGCRSRDEALDLARYIESTEGLLVLRGIEGFEGLLKGADNGATLKLVENFVGQMVSLARLCDAENLFAADPIILSAGGSAFYDVVVEGLGAAALSRPSMVLVRSGCYITHDSVLYAKAVDALRERNPELPNARGGLTPALEVWAYVQSCPETEKLIAGLGKRDVSYDDQPVALTWFRPGSGMEKPQKLSPDHTVTRLNDQHCHMAIPAGSPLKVGDMVGFGISHPCLTFDKWRVLHVVDENYQVISSVRTYF; from the coding sequence ATGAGCGGGCCCATACCGATCGAGGATGTCGAGGCGAAACGCTGGAACCTCCTGCGGGAAGACCTGCCGCTCCCTGTTGCGGTCCTCAGGGATAAGGCCGTACGGGACAACAGCGCATGGATGAGATCCTTCCTGGGCGATGCCGGCGCCGTCCTGTCGCCGCACGGCAAGACCACGATGTGCCCTGCCCTGTTCGACCTCCAGCTTGCCGACGGAGCCTGGGCGATTACCGTTTCAACGCTGCATCAGATCCAGGTCGCCCGCAGCTTCGGCGTCAAGCGGATCTTCCTCGCCAACCAGCTCATCGGACGGCAGGCCATCGACTATGTGATCGGCGAACTGCGGGCCGATTCGAGTTTTGAATTCCTGTTTCTGGCAGACTCGCAGGAGAACGTCCGCGCGATTGCCGACACCGCCCGCAAGGCAGGATCGAACCGCCCCCTGCAGGTGCTGGTCGAACTCGGTTATCCCGGCGGTCGTACCGGCTGCCGCAGCCGTGACGAAGCCCTGGATCTCGCTCGTTACATCGAGAGCACCGAGGGCCTGCTCGTGCTTCGCGGCATCGAAGGCTTCGAAGGCCTCCTCAAAGGCGCCGACAATGGGGCGACTTTGAAGCTTGTCGAAAACTTTGTCGGGCAGATGGTTTCACTTGCGCGCCTTTGTGACGCCGAAAATCTCTTTGCGGCCGATCCGATCATCCTGAGTGCCGGAGGCTCCGCCTTCTACGATGTGGTGGTCGAAGGACTGGGAGCCGCCGCGTTGTCGCGGCCGAGCATGGTTCTGGTGCGATCGGGTTGCTACATAACCCACGATTCAGTCCTTTACGCCAAAGCGGTCGATGCGCTCAGGGAACGCAATCCCGAGCTCCCCAATGCTCGCGGCGGGCTCACGCCAGCTCTCGAAGTCTGGGCCTATGTGCAATCCTGCCCGGAGACCGAAAAGCTGATTGCCGGACTCGGCAAGCGTGACGTTTCCTACGATGACCAACCGGTTGCGCTGACGTGGTTTCGGCCTGGAAGCGGTATGGAAAAGCCGCAGAAGCTATCGCCAGACCATACCGTCACGCGGCTGAACGACCAACACTGTCACATGGCCATCCCGGCGGGCTCGCCGCTCAAGGTTGGCGACATGGTCGGCTTCGGCATCTCGCACCCCTGCCTGACCTTCGACAAATGGCGCGTGCTCCACGTCGTCGACGAGAACTACCAGGTGATCAGTTCGGTCCGCACCTACTTCTAG
- a CDS encoding HpcH/HpaI aldolase family protein has translation MKNALKARLAVDKACLNGWLAIPSGFSAEVMARAGWHSVTVDLQHGVQDYLSMVQCFQAMGAYPVTPMVRVPWNEPGIIGKVLDAGAWGVICPMVNTAEEAKALIAACLYPPKGNRSNGPVRAGGYGEPGNLYQGFANDELLVLPMIETRQAVDNLEEILNVPGISGVYVGPSDMGLSFGMSPTLDREEPEILDIYARVIEETGRRGLIAGLHTAAPAYAARMIGLGFRIITITSDATLLGKIAQETVRQIQTVAGEAAR, from the coding sequence TTGAAGAACGCCCTCAAAGCCCGTCTCGCGGTCGACAAAGCTTGCTTGAACGGCTGGCTTGCAATCCCTTCCGGTTTTTCCGCCGAAGTCATGGCCCGAGCGGGCTGGCATAGCGTCACCGTGGATCTGCAGCACGGTGTCCAGGACTATCTCAGCATGGTCCAATGTTTTCAGGCCATGGGCGCATATCCCGTGACGCCTATGGTTCGCGTGCCTTGGAACGAGCCTGGCATCATCGGCAAGGTCCTTGATGCCGGGGCGTGGGGTGTCATCTGCCCGATGGTCAACACCGCCGAGGAAGCCAAGGCTCTGATCGCGGCCTGTCTTTATCCTCCGAAAGGCAATCGTTCGAACGGTCCGGTCCGCGCCGGCGGCTATGGCGAACCAGGCAATCTCTATCAAGGGTTCGCCAATGACGAACTGCTTGTTCTGCCCATGATCGAGACGCGGCAAGCGGTCGATAATCTCGAAGAAATTCTGAATGTACCCGGGATCAGCGGGGTCTATGTCGGCCCGAGCGACATGGGCCTGTCCTTCGGAATGTCCCCTACACTGGATAGGGAAGAGCCGGAGATTCTGGATATCTATGCGCGGGTCATAGAAGAGACCGGCAGGCGTGGTCTGATCGCCGGTCTCCACACTGCCGCTCCTGCCTATGCCGCACGCATGATAGGGCTCGGATTCCGCATCATCACCATAACCAGCGACGCCACCCTCCTTGGAAAGATCGCCCAGGAAACGGTCCGGCAAATTCAGACCGTTGCTGGCGAGGCAGCCCGATGA
- a CDS encoding RidA family protein produces the protein MTFEAPTERLRKLGLTLPPPREPVANFLSYRQYGDLLFLSGQGPVSHDGVRHTGKVGLDISVSEAYQHAQLTTLNLLAVAEAAAGSIDRIAEIVKVLGFVNAAADFTDHPAVINGCSDLLVSVFGEQGMHARSAIGAGSLPNQITVEIEMIVALAID, from the coding sequence ATGACGTTCGAGGCGCCAACGGAAAGGTTGAGAAAGCTGGGTCTGACGCTGCCGCCGCCAAGAGAGCCGGTCGCCAACTTCCTGTCGTACCGGCAATATGGAGACCTGCTTTTCCTCTCCGGGCAAGGCCCTGTGAGCCATGACGGTGTGAGACATACGGGGAAGGTCGGGCTCGACATTAGTGTGAGCGAGGCATACCAGCACGCTCAACTGACCACGCTCAATCTGCTGGCCGTTGCAGAGGCAGCGGCAGGCTCGATCGACCGTATCGCGGAGATCGTCAAGGTCCTCGGATTTGTCAACGCGGCTGCAGATTTTACCGACCATCCTGCTGTCATAAATGGTTGTTCGGACCTGCTCGTTTCAGTGTTTGGAGAACAAGGCATGCACGCCCGATCGGCCATTGGAGCAGGTTCACTCCCCAACCAGATCACGGTGGAAATCGAGATGATCGTCGCGCTCGCGATCGATTGA
- a CDS encoding peroxidase family protein — protein sequence MNAHRGANTAGPAVAGGQGVAALGDPRQVQFRNFGCASGADEAKLYKGLGAPWATQCMFAKLLRRMSAPPAVATNTTNDHIPAGYTYLAQLAAHDIIRNSSLNPLLAANEAGRRNEREQALLLDVLYGDGPSSNPGLYALPKVGEAVRSMMRTGPMASPSATAMAMPAGACPFALRDLPRFQPGDLSDGFENGRTDVLVADQRSDDNANIAQMTALFLHLHNAVAAALSASGLPRADVELPAGAYLFDRTRRVTTAIYRSVLQNDLLPRLIAKPIWDLYQANGFLPLVDTLSQGVPKEFSHAAYRLGHAMIRLSYVFNDQHPEGEGLENVLLNRSSSRPHKFPISERWIADWSHFFEIAGSTPQFSRRIGPTVNEVLLSAYTMPILCVGPDSKPLDPAAAVLLNEVDKAALPDPNASGLLFSDLVRGAIGGLLRLDALIEKLPQAVLATSPLLGEAKKRSQGIQSWLQGSTVAFTAAELAELGENPPLLFWLLFEAATEQDGLCFGATGSVIVGDVFMARFAASRAMIEDDPITQDLAARLFPTGMPRTMSELILFVATALNLGNAWPRFITPPTTPGA from the coding sequence ATGAATGCTCATCGCGGGGCCAATACCGCCGGGCCGGCTGTGGCGGGTGGTCAGGGCGTCGCTGCCCTTGGCGATCCACGCCAGGTCCAGTTTCGCAATTTTGGCTGCGCTTCCGGCGCGGACGAAGCTAAGCTCTACAAAGGTCTGGGAGCCCCTTGGGCCACCCAGTGCATGTTTGCCAAACTGCTGCGCCGAATGAGCGCGCCACCCGCCGTAGCTACGAACACAACCAACGACCATATCCCCGCCGGATATACCTACCTCGCTCAACTGGCCGCACACGACATCATCCGCAATTCGTCCCTCAATCCTTTGCTTGCGGCCAACGAGGCGGGTCGTCGCAACGAGCGCGAGCAGGCACTCCTGCTTGATGTGCTTTACGGCGATGGACCATCATCGAATCCCGGTTTGTATGCCTTGCCCAAGGTTGGCGAAGCCGTCAGGTCGATGATGCGGACCGGGCCGATGGCATCGCCTTCAGCAACCGCAATGGCGATGCCGGCGGGCGCCTGTCCCTTTGCCTTGCGCGACTTGCCACGCTTCCAACCGGGCGATCTTAGCGACGGGTTCGAAAATGGTCGAACTGACGTCTTGGTCGCGGACCAGCGTAGCGACGACAACGCCAATATTGCGCAGATGACGGCACTTTTCCTACACCTGCACAACGCAGTGGCCGCCGCACTTAGCGCAAGCGGGCTGCCTAGAGCGGACGTTGAACTGCCGGCAGGCGCATATCTTTTCGATCGGACACGGCGCGTGACGACAGCGATTTACCGGAGCGTGCTGCAAAACGATCTGCTGCCGCGTCTCATCGCCAAGCCAATATGGGACCTTTACCAGGCTAACGGATTTCTGCCTTTGGTCGACACTCTTTCGCAAGGCGTTCCGAAAGAGTTTTCCCACGCGGCGTACCGCCTGGGCCATGCCATGATCAGGCTTTCTTATGTGTTCAATGATCAGCATCCGGAAGGGGAGGGGCTAGAGAACGTCTTGCTCAATCGCTCTTCATCGCGTCCGCACAAGTTCCCGATCTCTGAGCGCTGGATCGCTGACTGGTCGCATTTCTTCGAGATTGCGGGGTCCACGCCGCAGTTCAGTCGGCGTATCGGGCCAACTGTCAACGAAGTGCTGCTCAGTGCTTACACCATGCCGATCCTTTGCGTCGGCCCCGATTCCAAACCACTCGACCCAGCCGCGGCGGTTCTGTTGAACGAAGTCGACAAGGCGGCCCTGCCCGATCCAAATGCTTCCGGACTTTTGTTCAGCGATTTGGTGCGAGGCGCCATTGGCGGCCTTCTCAGGCTTGATGCTTTGATCGAAAAGCTGCCGCAGGCAGTGCTTGCAACCTCTCCGCTGCTCGGCGAGGCGAAGAAACGGAGCCAGGGGATCCAATCGTGGCTTCAAGGGTCGACCGTGGCCTTCACCGCGGCTGAGTTGGCGGAATTGGGTGAAAATCCGCCGTTGTTGTTCTGGTTGCTGTTTGAGGCCGCGACCGAGCAGGACGGCCTGTGTTTCGGCGCGACCGGTTCGGTGATCGTGGGGGACGTCTTCATGGCAAGATTTGCAGCCTCGCGCGCCATGATCGAAGACGATCCAATTACGCAAGACCTCGCTGCCAGGTTGTTTCCCACTGGCATGCCCCGAACAATGTCAGAACTCATCCTCTTCGTTGCCACCGCACTCAACCTGGGCAATGCATGGCCACGGTTTATCACCCCGCCCACAACTCCTGGAGCTTGA
- a CDS encoding AfsR/SARP family transcriptional regulator — protein MRNRKSRAVLAYLALSPHGFETRERICGLLWSESDEARARASLRQTVVDLKACLAEVEGVFFGDRLNVTLKQSHVTVDVSEIRRDLKAGRIPPVLLERQRVAESFLNGLDDIDPSFRNWVLVQRQCLQDEFISCLEAMAKAAADWPALKRAGQALHNLDPTNEVGCRAIMEASARMGDQATALRAYNGLWDLLETEFDSEPSAATQALVSDIKLGIIGGASKGHVATPASGLGSQAPRLQEPAAGVLLFVREFELVSGSVRARNAVRIFRSELVASLVRFRDWAVMEWEGQPPRLTENAYCIEATAFLEGPTLRVSMTLKQLATGRYIWSEQFVIENSQWYQTQQRLIRRIAVALGVSMSSERLVQIASIPDLSLEQFDRWLRAQELIFQWRPESEERAEALFRSIIAESPQFAAAHAGLAGIINSRHLIFPGIGRRRERHAEALTFAKQATQIDPIDSRSQLHLAWSYAMNGMPQQAAISFLLACELNGNDPWTLVSASLGLAYCDDRENAHRIADLALQTGLGVSRLQWSYQAGVRFLLGDYAGCVEAAERAADSVSYIGGWKAAALALLGDERAAHEEADRFLAQLKTEWFGYTPPEPGNVGRWLMDSFPICNSEALETLRRGLAGAGIVVSHEPLPGPALSAAPNGVVGDA, from the coding sequence GTGAGAAACCGCAAGTCGCGCGCGGTCCTTGCCTATCTTGCACTGAGCCCCCACGGCTTTGAAACACGCGAGCGTATCTGCGGCTTGCTCTGGAGTGAATCGGACGAGGCGCGTGCAAGGGCCTCGCTCAGGCAAACTGTAGTCGATCTCAAGGCCTGCCTGGCCGAAGTCGAAGGAGTTTTCTTCGGAGACCGGCTCAACGTGACGCTGAAGCAATCGCACGTCACGGTGGATGTGAGTGAGATCAGGCGCGATCTGAAAGCTGGCCGGATTCCGCCCGTCCTTCTGGAGCGGCAGCGTGTCGCCGAAAGCTTTCTCAATGGCCTGGACGACATCGACCCTTCGTTTCGCAATTGGGTCCTCGTCCAGCGGCAATGTCTCCAGGACGAATTTATCTCATGTCTGGAAGCGATGGCCAAAGCCGCCGCGGACTGGCCAGCGCTAAAGCGAGCCGGGCAAGCCCTGCACAATCTCGATCCGACCAACGAGGTCGGGTGCCGGGCCATCATGGAAGCGTCGGCTCGGATGGGCGACCAGGCAACCGCCTTGAGAGCCTATAACGGGCTTTGGGACCTGCTCGAAACAGAGTTCGACAGCGAACCTTCAGCCGCCACGCAAGCGCTGGTCAGTGACATCAAGCTCGGCATAATCGGTGGCGCGAGCAAGGGGCATGTGGCCACCCCCGCCAGCGGCCTCGGGTCACAGGCGCCGAGGCTGCAGGAGCCTGCCGCCGGCGTGCTGTTGTTCGTGCGGGAGTTCGAATTGGTGAGCGGGTCGGTGCGCGCGCGCAACGCGGTGCGGATTTTCCGCAGTGAACTTGTCGCGTCCCTGGTGCGGTTCCGCGACTGGGCGGTGATGGAATGGGAGGGGCAACCGCCCCGCCTCACCGAGAATGCCTATTGCATCGAGGCAACCGCTTTTCTCGAGGGGCCGACGTTGCGTGTCAGTATGACGCTCAAGCAACTCGCCACGGGGCGTTACATCTGGAGCGAGCAGTTCGTCATCGAGAACAGCCAGTGGTACCAGACCCAACAACGCCTCATCCGCCGCATTGCGGTCGCGTTGGGCGTAAGCATGTCGTCCGAACGGCTGGTTCAGATCGCCAGCATCCCGGATCTGTCGCTGGAGCAGTTCGACCGCTGGCTGAGAGCGCAGGAACTTATCTTTCAGTGGCGCCCTGAGTCTGAAGAACGCGCCGAGGCGCTCTTCAGATCGATCATCGCAGAGTCGCCGCAGTTCGCTGCCGCTCATGCAGGGTTGGCCGGCATCATCAATTCGCGGCATCTGATCTTTCCTGGCATTGGCCGTCGGCGCGAACGCCATGCGGAAGCGCTGACGTTTGCCAAACAAGCGACCCAGATCGATCCGATAGATTCTCGAAGCCAGCTGCATCTGGCGTGGTCGTACGCGATGAACGGCATGCCACAGCAGGCCGCCATCAGCTTCCTCCTGGCCTGCGAACTCAATGGCAATGACCCTTGGACGTTGGTCTCTGCGTCTCTCGGGCTTGCTTATTGCGATGATCGCGAGAACGCCCACCGCATAGCCGATTTGGCGCTGCAGACCGGGCTCGGCGTTTCGCGACTGCAATGGAGCTATCAGGCCGGCGTACGGTTCCTGCTTGGCGACTATGCCGGTTGCGTCGAAGCGGCCGAGCGCGCCGCCGATAGCGTGTCCTATATCGGCGGCTGGAAGGCTGCCGCTCTCGCCCTGCTCGGCGACGAGAGGGCCGCGCACGAAGAGGCCGACCGATTTTTAGCGCAACTGAAGACAGAGTGGTTTGGGTATACCCCTCCGGAGCCGGGCAATGTCGGCAGGTGGCTCATGGATAGCTTTCCGATCTGCAACTCGGAGGCCCTCGAGACACTGCGCCGAGGGCTCGCCGGGGCCGGCATTGTCGTCAGCCATGAGCCATTGCCGGGGCCAGCCCTATCGGCAGCCCCGAATGGTGTAGTCGGCGATGCGTGA